Proteins found in one Micropterus dolomieu isolate WLL.071019.BEF.003 ecotype Adirondacks linkage group LG12, ASM2129224v1, whole genome shotgun sequence genomic segment:
- the LOC123980098 gene encoding caspase activity and apoptosis inhibitor 1 yields the protein MLKKKSSSAEKKRKHSQSEERHESSKRRSTEPIAEHESKDELADAELDRIGSDIEDGGLDLSLPFQPITAYVGDKREMLEQCFRVLGDKKLKKMLPDELKDCSLEEIKTLCWKQLEPITEKNLIQILAGEDLTSGNGDKNTEETLEIQQDNNVDSTSCLKETAKTEEPKQEGGGYGEESDVLSINADAYDSDIEGPKEEQTVKAVKVACGSRESADPIVNPSPPNPEPPTAPRPTEAKKDIQSDIDKSVCEILAFSSTSSKEEAKEQGAPPQPTDVCLPAEGASVSSRTPSVCQPSIQQLELLELEMRARAIKALMKASDGKKPCVTKNV from the exons ATGCTCAAAAAGAAGTCAAGTAGCGctgagaagaagaggaaacacTCGCAGTCTGAAGAACGACATGAGAGCAGTAAACGCAGAAGTACTGAGCCCATTGCGGAG CACGAGTCCAAGGATGAACTCGCTGACGCCGAACTGGACAGGATTGGCAGTGACATTGAGGACGGCGGACTTGACCTCAGCCTGCCGTTCCAGCCCATCACTGCTTATGTCGGTGACAAGCGGGAGATGCTGGAGCAGTGTTTCCGTGTGCTGGGGGACAAGAAGCTCAAGAAAATGCTGCCTGATGAACTCAAG GACTGTAGTTTAGAGGAAATCAAAACGCTGTGCTGGAAACAACTGGAACCGATCACAGAGAAAAATCTCATTCAGATCTTAGCAG GGGAAGATCTGACATCTGGAAATGGcgacaaaaacacagaggagacCTTGGAAATCCA GCAAGACAATAATGTGGACTCTACATCTTGCCTCAAAGAAACTGCAAAAACGGAGGAGCCTAAGCAAG AGGGTGGTGGTTATGGCGAGGAGAGCGACGTCCTAAGCATAAACGCAGACGCTTATGATAGTGACATAGAGGGACCCAAAGAGGAGCAGACCGTTAAAGCTGTGAAAGTGGCGTGCGGCAGCAGGGAAAGCGCTGATCCCATTGTAAACCCCAGCCCACCAAATCCCGAACCTCCCACCGCCCCTCGACCTACGGAAGCCAAGAAAGACATCCAAAGTGACATAGACAAAAGCGTTTGTGAAATTTTAGCATTTTCGTCCACCTCGAGCAAAGAGGAAGCTAAAGAACAGGGTGCACCTCCGCAGCCAACAGACGTTTGTTTGCCCGCTGAAGGCGCATCCGTTTCAAGCCGCACACCTTCAGTATGTCAGCCGTCAATTCAGCAACTGGAGCTCCTGGAGTTGGAAATGAGGGCGAGGGCCATCAAGGCTCTGATGAAAGCAAGTGATGGGAAAAAGCCTTGTGTAACGAAAAATGTATAG